One window of the Methanomassiliicoccaceae archaeon DOK genome contains the following:
- a CDS encoding transcriptional regulator — MGRNDLINTTRAILAKAGFDVSSALTIRGVCFDVVARLDQKVLIIKVLSNIDAFSKENAEEMKVLAEALSATPMVVGERSSSGALEPGIVYSRFNISIVSNETLADLLLEEAPPFIFAAPGGLYVKLDGDLLKSIREDRGISLGALAETAGVSRRTIQMYESGMGAMIDAALRIEEYLGLPVIEPIDPFEFKSEERSREERTGREPIDTFAVNQLCNLGFSVTPVIKSPFEAVSHNSKALMLTGLGTDDAKLIQKAVVASDIARIMDRFSVLIVECKHDRDNIDSTAVVSNDELKKIDAPEDLTDLVASRGTRK, encoded by the coding sequence ATGGGCAGGAACGACCTAATCAACACCACCAGAGCCATCCTAGCGAAGGCGGGGTTCGACGTGTCTTCCGCCCTGACGATCAGAGGCGTGTGCTTCGACGTGGTCGCGAGGCTGGACCAGAAGGTCCTGATCATCAAGGTCCTCAGCAACATCGACGCGTTCTCCAAGGAGAACGCCGAGGAGATGAAGGTCCTCGCGGAGGCGCTGAGCGCGACGCCCATGGTCGTGGGCGAGCGTTCCAGTTCGGGAGCGCTCGAACCCGGCATCGTCTACTCCAGATTCAACATATCCATCGTCTCCAACGAGACGCTGGCCGACCTCCTGCTGGAGGAGGCGCCACCGTTCATCTTCGCGGCGCCCGGCGGCCTGTACGTCAAGCTGGACGGCGACCTCCTGAAGTCCATCAGGGAGGACCGCGGCATCAGCCTCGGCGCCCTGGCGGAGACCGCTGGGGTCTCCCGCAGGACCATACAGATGTACGAGTCGGGCATGGGCGCCATGATAGACGCGGCGCTCCGCATCGAGGAGTACCTCGGACTCCCAGTCATAGAGCCGATAGACCCGTTCGAGTTCAAGAGCGAGGAGCGCAGCAGGGAGGAGCGCACGGGACGCGAGCCGATAGACACGTTCGCGGTCAACCAGCTCTGCAACCTCGGCTTCTCCGTCACCCCCGTGATCAAGAGCCCGTTCGAGGCCGTGAGCCACAACAGCAAGGCGCTGATGCTCACCGGACTCGGCACGGATGACGCCAAACTCATCCAGAAGGCGGTCGTCGCCTCCGACATAGCCCGCATCATGGACCGTTTCTCCGTCCTGATAGTGGAGTGCAAGCACGACCGCGACAACATCGACTCCACCGCCGTCGTCTCCAACGACGAGCTGAAGAAGATCGACGCCCCGGAGGACCTCACGGACCTCGTGGCCTCCAGGGGGACCAGGAAATGA
- a CDS encoding V-type ATP synthase subunit D has translation MIAMAAHDVTPNRSVLLDLKRRIKLTKSGYKILKMKRDGLIIEFFEVLEKARKMREGVSADYDVAMEKITIARAVEGEIAVRSAAYALKADPQVKLSSKSIMGMMVPKVEADWVHTNMTEKGYGVISTSPYIEGASNAFEKLLDTIIRAAEVETTMKKLLDEIEKTKRRVNALEYKIIPELQEAERFVKFSLEEMDRENTTRLKHLKSKGAAEE, from the coding sequence GTGATTGCCATGGCTGCACACGATGTCACCCCCAACCGCTCGGTCCTCCTGGACCTGAAGAGAAGGATCAAGCTCACCAAGAGCGGATACAAGATCCTGAAGATGAAGAGAGATGGTCTCATCATCGAGTTCTTCGAGGTCCTGGAGAAGGCCAGGAAGATGCGTGAAGGAGTCTCCGCCGACTACGATGTCGCGATGGAGAAGATCACCATCGCCAGGGCTGTCGAGGGAGAGATCGCCGTGAGAAGCGCGGCATACGCCCTGAAGGCAGACCCGCAGGTGAAGCTCAGCAGCAAGAGCATCATGGGAATGATGGTTCCCAAGGTCGAGGCAGACTGGGTGCACACGAACATGACCGAGAAGGGATACGGAGTCATCTCCACATCCCCCTACATCGAGGGTGCCTCGAACGCGTTCGAGAAGCTCCTCGACACGATCATCCGTGCCGCCGAGGTCGAGACCACGATGAAGAAGCTGCTGGATGAGATCGAGAAGACCAAGAGGCGTGTCAACGCCCTTGAGTACAAGATCATCCCCGAGCTGCAGGAGGCAGAGAGGTTCGTCAAGTTCAGTCTCGAAGAGATGGACAGGGAGAACACCACCCGCCTCAAGCACCTGAAGAGCAAAGGAGCCGCGGAAGAGTGA
- a CDS encoding Hsp20 family protein translates to MSAADDIWNDLFGGFESLNRRIEDMFSQMDMTGPDVKTYGYTMYQGPDGVRHVKEFGNSGSRLNALSSGDTREFFTDVTEEDSVVRAVAEIPGVAKEDITLRCTGNMLSIKVDTPGRRFEKDLALPCDVDVDSAKAEYNNGLLEVTLNKVSPSHEGKTISIA, encoded by the coding sequence ATGAGCGCAGCAGATGACATCTGGAACGACCTCTTCGGAGGTTTCGAGAGCCTGAACAGAAGGATCGAGGACATGTTCTCGCAGATGGACATGACCGGTCCCGACGTGAAGACGTACGGATACACCATGTACCAGGGACCCGACGGCGTGAGGCACGTCAAGGAGTTCGGCAACTCCGGCAGCAGGCTGAACGCGCTGAGCTCCGGCGACACCAGGGAGTTCTTCACCGACGTGACCGAGGAGGACTCCGTGGTCAGGGCGGTTGCCGAGATCCCCGGGGTCGCCAAAGAGGACATCACCCTCAGATGCACCGGGAACATGCTCTCCATCAAGGTCGACACCCCGGGCAGGAGGTTCGAGAAGGACCTCGCCCTGCCCTGCGACGTCGACGTGGACTCCGCCAAGGCGGAGTACAACAACGGCCTCCTGGAGGTGACACTTAACAAGGTGTCGCCGTCCCACGAGGGAAAGACGATCAGCATCGCCTGA
- a CDS encoding TIM barrel protein — MIGMSCTHFSNSPLSDWVDPVSETFRHWEIFSEIDHSVINREAEIEDLVSAAGISCSVHAPICDLNVASFSDRLRDASVAETCAVIASSAEIGAKTVTVHPGLASMSVHGTAERAAERAKRSMRVFEMMQREYGVPVAIENMPDVPIFLGISASALADIVDGTDLGICFDIGHANTSGQIDAMIDTFGDRIVNIHIHDNNGQRDEHLTIGDGNIDFPKVLSRLSRYGGNFIIEAKSLESARASQSRLEKMLS, encoded by the coding sequence ATGATCGGGATGTCCTGCACCCACTTCAGCAACAGTCCGCTGTCGGACTGGGTCGACCCTGTCTCGGAGACCTTCCGTCACTGGGAGATCTTCTCGGAGATAGACCATTCCGTCATCAACAGGGAGGCGGAGATCGAGGACCTCGTGTCAGCCGCCGGCATATCGTGCTCGGTGCACGCACCGATATGCGATTTGAACGTGGCCTCATTCTCCGACAGGCTCCGGGATGCGTCGGTCGCCGAGACCTGCGCGGTCATAGCCTCGTCGGCGGAGATCGGCGCGAAGACCGTCACCGTCCACCCGGGTCTGGCATCCATGTCGGTCCACGGTACGGCGGAACGCGCCGCCGAGAGGGCTAAGAGGTCCATGCGTGTTTTCGAAATGATGCAGAGGGAGTACGGCGTCCCCGTGGCGATAGAGAACATGCCCGACGTCCCGATATTCCTGGGCATATCCGCCTCCGCTCTGGCCGACATCGTGGACGGCACGGATCTCGGGATATGCTTCGACATCGGTCATGCCAACACGTCGGGACAGATCGATGCGATGATCGACACGTTCGGGGACAGGATCGTCAACATCCACATCCACGACAACAACGGGCAGAGGGACGAGCATCTGACGATCGGCGACGGGAACATAGACTTCCCGAAGGTGCTGTCGCGCCTCTCCCGCTACGGCGGCAACTTCATCATAGAGGCCAAGAGCCTCGAGTCCGCCAGGGCCTCTCAGTCACGCCTGGAGAAGATGCTCTCCTGA
- a CDS encoding CDC48 family AAA ATPase, with protein MSMVNEKAIKVAELKPGETGRGIARLDPELMDILGIKVGDIVQIDGNRKTVAKVLRGAPEDANRGIIRIDGSTRRNAGVSLDERVAVKKVAAKNAEKITFAPTEQLRLQGGEEYLRQVLEGRALAKGDTITLNVMGNKIDLVVTSFAPSGEAVLMANTTEVKVSDKPAANNGDVPKVSYDDIGGLGDAVRKIREMVELPLRHPELFKRLGVEAPKGVLLHGPPGTGKTMLAKAVAGETSSNFISIGGPEIVSKFYGESEGKLREIFKEAEENAPSIIFIDEIDSIAPKREEVNGEEERRIVAQLLSLMDGLNSRGKVVVIGATNRPNSIDEALRRPGRFDREIEIGIPDRDGRLEILEIHTRGMPLAEDVDLKWLADRTHGYSGADLSALTKEAAMAALRRVLPDVDLEAEEIPREVLNSISVTKDDFKNALKDMQPSTMREVLIEKPNVRWEDIGALEDAKQELKEAVEWPLKFGKVFDHMNAKPPKGILLYGPPGTGKTMLAKAVATESEANFIAVKGPEFLNKWVGESEKAVRETFRKARQASPCVIFMDEIDSIAPERGSGNGDSNVTERVISQMLTEMDGLESLNNVVVIAATNRPDIMDPALLRPGRFDKSIFIGPPDKESRKSIFGIHTKGRPLADDVDLDDLSERTDGCTGADIAAICNEAVMNAVRKLVSTNPNPSDDDIAACKVDREDFEKALEKFGPKAREELKEYGKE; from the coding sequence ATGAGTATGGTAAACGAGAAAGCGATCAAGGTCGCCGAGTTGAAGCCCGGCGAGACTGGCAGGGGAATAGCCAGACTCGACCCCGAGCTGATGGACATCCTCGGAATCAAAGTCGGCGACATAGTGCAGATAGACGGTAACAGGAAGACCGTCGCGAAGGTCCTCAGGGGCGCTCCCGAGGACGCGAACCGCGGGATCATAAGGATCGACGGATCGACCAGGCGCAACGCGGGGGTCTCCCTCGACGAGAGGGTCGCGGTCAAGAAGGTGGCCGCGAAGAACGCCGAGAAGATAACGTTCGCACCGACCGAGCAGCTGAGGCTGCAGGGAGGCGAGGAGTACCTCAGGCAGGTCCTCGAGGGAAGGGCCCTCGCCAAAGGCGACACCATCACGCTGAACGTGATGGGCAACAAGATCGACCTGGTAGTCACGTCCTTCGCTCCGTCGGGAGAGGCCGTGCTGATGGCCAACACCACCGAGGTGAAGGTCTCCGACAAGCCCGCCGCGAACAACGGCGACGTCCCGAAGGTCTCGTACGACGACATCGGAGGTCTGGGGGACGCGGTCAGGAAGATCCGTGAGATGGTCGAGCTGCCGCTCAGGCACCCCGAACTCTTCAAGAGGCTGGGCGTGGAGGCTCCCAAGGGGGTGCTGCTCCACGGACCACCAGGAACAGGGAAGACCATGCTGGCCAAAGCGGTCGCAGGGGAGACGAGCAGCAACTTCATCTCCATCGGCGGCCCGGAGATCGTCAGCAAGTTCTACGGTGAGTCCGAGGGCAAGCTGAGGGAGATCTTCAAGGAGGCCGAGGAGAACGCGCCGAGCATCATCTTCATCGATGAGATCGACTCGATCGCCCCCAAGAGGGAGGAGGTCAACGGCGAGGAGGAGAGGCGTATCGTCGCCCAGCTCCTGTCGCTGATGGACGGCCTGAACTCCAGGGGAAAGGTCGTGGTCATCGGAGCCACGAACAGGCCCAACTCCATCGACGAGGCACTTAGGAGGCCCGGCAGGTTCGACAGGGAGATCGAGATCGGAATCCCGGACAGGGACGGAAGGCTCGAGATCCTGGAGATCCACACCAGGGGCATGCCCCTCGCGGAGGACGTCGACCTGAAGTGGCTCGCGGACAGGACCCACGGATACTCCGGAGCCGACCTGTCGGCTCTCACCAAGGAGGCCGCCATGGCCGCGCTCAGGAGGGTGCTGCCGGACGTGGACCTCGAGGCCGAGGAGATCCCCAGGGAGGTGCTGAACTCCATCAGCGTCACGAAGGACGACTTCAAGAACGCCCTGAAGGACATGCAGCCCTCGACCATGAGGGAGGTCCTGATCGAGAAGCCCAACGTCAGATGGGAGGACATCGGAGCCCTCGAGGACGCCAAGCAGGAGCTGAAGGAGGCTGTGGAGTGGCCCCTGAAGTTCGGCAAGGTCTTCGACCACATGAACGCCAAGCCCCCAAAGGGGATCCTGCTCTACGGACCGCCCGGCACCGGAAAGACCATGCTGGCCAAGGCGGTGGCGACAGAGTCGGAGGCGAACTTCATCGCGGTCAAGGGCCCGGAGTTCCTCAACAAATGGGTCGGAGAGTCCGAGAAGGCCGTGAGGGAGACGTTCAGGAAGGCGAGGCAGGCATCGCCCTGCGTCATCTTCATGGACGAGATCGACTCGATCGCACCGGAGAGGGGATCCGGAAACGGGGACAGCAACGTCACCGAGAGGGTCATATCCCAGATGCTGACCGAGATGGACGGCCTCGAGAGCCTGAACAACGTCGTGGTCATCGCGGCGACGAACCGCCCGGACATCATGGACCCCGCCCTGCTCAGGCCCGGGAGATTCGACAAGTCGATCTTCATCGGACCTCCGGACAAGGAGTCCAGGAAGTCGATCTTCGGCATCCACACCAAGGGCCGCCCGCTGGCGGACGACGTGGACCTCGACGACCTCTCCGAGAGGACCGACGGGTGCACCGGAGCGGACATCGCCGCCATCTGCAACGAGGCGGTCATGAACGCGGTGAGGAAGCTGGTCTCGACGAACCCGAACCCCAGCGACGACGACATCGCCGCCTGCAAGGTCGACAGGGAGGACTTCGAGAAGGCACTCGAGAAGTTCGGACCCAAGGCCAGGGAGGAGCTGAAGGAGTACGGGAAGGAGTGA
- a CDS encoding V-type ATP synthase subunit B, producing MADITKEYKTISQIAGPLVYVKNTDPVGYKEMVNVRLSDGSIRRGQVLDTSDDIVVIQVFEGTTGIDRDASVRFLGDTMKMPVSRDMIGRILSGSGEPLDGGARIVPEKELDIEGGAINPWARDSPSDFIQTGISTIDGMNTLVRGQKLPIFSQSGLPHNEMALQIARQAKVRGENEEFAVVFIAMGITNEEKQMFMKEFERTGALKSAVVFLNLADDPAVERTLTPRLGLTTAEYMAFDLGMQVLVIMTDVTNYCEALRQIGAARDEVPGRRGYPGYMYTDLAQLYERAGRIKGKKGSITQIPILTMPSGDITHPIPDLSGYITEGQIVLSMELHRAGIYPPVNVSSSLSRLMGGGTGAGKTREDHKNVSDQLYASYAEGKDLRGLVAIVGKDSLSAKDRKLLDFADIFEDRIVRQGIDEDRSIEETLDIAWEIFTELDLDQLTRISRKYLEKYLPKK from the coding sequence ATGGCAGACATTACCAAAGAGTACAAGACGATCTCCCAGATCGCCGGACCTCTCGTCTACGTCAAGAACACCGACCCCGTTGGATACAAGGAGATGGTCAACGTCAGGCTGTCCGATGGATCCATCAGGAGGGGACAGGTTCTGGACACATCCGACGACATCGTCGTCATCCAGGTGTTCGAGGGAACCACCGGTATCGACAGGGACGCATCCGTGCGCTTCCTGGGCGACACCATGAAGATGCCCGTCTCCAGGGACATGATCGGAAGGATCCTGTCCGGATCCGGAGAGCCCCTCGACGGAGGAGCCAGGATCGTTCCCGAGAAGGAGCTGGACATCGAGGGAGGAGCCATCAACCCCTGGGCAAGGGACAGTCCTTCCGATTTCATCCAGACCGGAATCTCCACCATCGACGGAATGAACACCCTGGTCAGGGGTCAGAAGCTGCCTATCTTCTCCCAGTCGGGACTTCCCCACAACGAGATGGCTCTTCAGATCGCCAGGCAGGCCAAGGTCCGCGGTGAGAACGAGGAGTTCGCTGTGGTGTTCATCGCCATGGGTATCACCAACGAAGAGAAGCAGATGTTCATGAAGGAGTTCGAGAGGACCGGTGCCCTGAAGAGCGCCGTGGTCTTCCTGAACCTGGCTGACGACCCCGCAGTCGAGAGGACCCTGACTCCCCGTCTCGGTCTGACCACCGCGGAGTACATGGCCTTCGACCTCGGAATGCAGGTGCTGGTCATCATGACCGATGTCACCAACTACTGCGAGGCCCTCCGTCAGATCGGAGCCGCCCGTGATGAGGTGCCCGGAAGGCGTGGATACCCCGGTTACATGTACACCGACCTCGCTCAGCTGTACGAGCGTGCCGGAAGGATCAAGGGCAAGAAGGGTTCCATCACCCAGATCCCCATCCTGACCATGCCCAGCGGTGACATCACCCACCCGATCCCCGACCTCTCCGGTTACATCACCGAGGGTCAGATCGTTCTGTCCATGGAGCTCCACAGGGCCGGAATCTACCCGCCCGTGAACGTCTCCTCGTCCCTCAGCAGGCTGATGGGAGGAGGAACCGGAGCCGGCAAGACCCGTGAGGACCACAAGAACGTGTCCGATCAGCTCTACGCGTCCTACGCCGAGGGTAAGGATCTCCGCGGTCTCGTGGCCATCGTCGGAAAGGACTCCCTCTCCGCCAAGGACAGGAAGCTCCTCGACTTCGCCGACATCTTCGAGGACAGGATCGTCCGTCAGGGAATCGACGAGGACCGTTCCATCGAGGAGACCCTGGACATCGCCTGGGAGATCTTCACCGAGCTCGACCTCGACCAGCTGACAAGGATCAGCCGCAAGTACCTCGAGAAGTACCTGCCCAAGAAGTGA
- a CDS encoding CPBP family intramembrane metalloprotease: protein MSCDKCEECRENGYTYCIHCGEPLDSCPHCEESREAGYAYCASCGRPLHTVQAEPRTSSQWNVLRSVIIGTSVLVAVLLLAEFCAMLLGIEAVWNWASGASYDVLLLVPKLVSIGALGGTGLQLFWIVIVAAIVASVALVLYQTLPALKTPREKVAEEFSKTPLYWVAMLLGAALFLNVVCVVIQIDEVNLPTDSDIGFIPEALYAYANAAVWEEVITRIVWIGVPMAVLGLLCKKKDALKYLVGGFGMSRAALVLIVISSVIFGFGHLSGWGLWKVVPTLISGLAMGYLYVRFGVHASIVFHFIVDYMAVLASGSTALLVSAILMVIIISGIPSLIEIARKLLRTPEAVKGMPNIVPPDQESIFSRRD from the coding sequence ATGTCATGCGACAAATGCGAGGAATGCCGCGAGAACGGATACACTTACTGCATCCACTGCGGAGAGCCGCTCGACTCCTGCCCGCACTGCGAGGAATCCAGGGAGGCGGGGTACGCGTACTGCGCCTCCTGCGGAAGGCCGCTGCATACGGTTCAGGCCGAGCCACGGACATCCTCCCAATGGAACGTCCTCAGGAGCGTCATCATCGGCACCTCCGTGCTGGTGGCCGTCCTGCTGCTCGCTGAGTTCTGCGCCATGCTCCTGGGCATAGAGGCTGTCTGGAACTGGGCGTCGGGCGCATCCTACGATGTCCTGCTGCTCGTACCCAAGCTGGTATCGATCGGCGCCCTCGGCGGAACCGGGCTGCAGCTGTTCTGGATAGTCATCGTGGCGGCCATAGTGGCCTCGGTGGCCCTCGTCCTCTACCAGACCCTACCCGCACTGAAGACTCCCAGGGAGAAGGTGGCGGAGGAGTTCTCGAAGACCCCGCTGTACTGGGTCGCGATGCTGCTCGGAGCTGCGCTGTTCCTGAACGTGGTCTGCGTCGTGATACAGATCGACGAGGTCAACCTGCCGACGGACTCCGACATCGGATTCATCCCCGAGGCCCTGTACGCCTACGCCAATGCGGCTGTCTGGGAGGAGGTCATCACCCGCATCGTGTGGATCGGTGTGCCGATGGCAGTGCTCGGACTGCTGTGCAAGAAGAAGGACGCCCTGAAGTACCTCGTCGGGGGATTCGGGATGAGCCGTGCGGCGTTGGTCCTGATCGTGATCTCATCCGTCATATTCGGGTTCGGCCATCTGTCCGGATGGGGTCTGTGGAAGGTGGTCCCCACGTTAATCTCCGGTCTGGCGATGGGGTACCTGTACGTCCGCTTCGGGGTTCACGCATCCATAGTGTTCCACTTCATCGTGGACTACATGGCCGTCCTCGCAAGCGGTTCCACGGCGCTGCTGGTGTCCGCTATCCTGATGGTCATCATAATATCGGGAATCCCGTCGCTCATCGAGATAGCCAGGAAGCTGCTCCGTACCCCGGAGGCTGTGAAGGGAATGCCCAACATCGTCCCGCCGGATCAGGAGAGCATCTTCTCCAGGCGTGACTGA
- a CDS encoding V-type ATP synthase subunit A, whose protein sequence is MSTEGVIYRVAGPVVTATGISPKMYDVVHVGNEQLMGEVIKIVGDYSIIQVYEDTSGIKPGEPVTNTGKPLSVELGPGLLTSVYDGIQRPLPVLREKMGDFIYRGVSAPGLDHAKKWDFTPVVKVGDTVTAGQVLGTVQEGPMVHKIMVPVSIEKGKVESILPGSFTVDETIALIDGKEVSMIQYWPVRVPRPVAEKYQPDVPLITGLRVLDTMFPLAKGGAAAIPGAFGTGKTVTQQSLAKFSDADIVVYIGCGERGNEMTEVLTEFPELDDPRTGEKLMKRTVLIANTSNMPVAAREASVYTGMTIAEYFRDMGYNVALMADSTSRWAEAMREISSRLEEMPGEEGYPAYLAGRLSEFYERACRAKALCGDDGSISVIGAVSPPGGDLSEPVTQNTLRIVRVFWALDTKLRERRHFPTINWLTSYTMYDKQLLQWYKDNVSEDFPALRAWAMGILQKESELQEVVQMVGSDSLPDEQKVTLEVAKMIREIFLQQNAYDEVDMYCPIQRQYVMMSLIRKYSDLADKALAAGVQVDKIATLPVKTRFNQAKYEKTIDEELKAVSEDMDKQFAELGV, encoded by the coding sequence ATGAGCACTGAAGGTGTAATTTACAGGGTCGCCGGACCCGTGGTGACTGCCACCGGTATCTCGCCCAAAATGTACGACGTCGTGCATGTTGGAAACGAGCAGCTGATGGGAGAGGTCATCAAGATCGTCGGCGACTATTCCATCATCCAGGTTTACGAGGACACCTCGGGAATCAAACCCGGGGAGCCGGTCACAAACACCGGTAAGCCTCTCTCCGTTGAGCTCGGACCCGGTCTCCTCACCTCCGTTTACGACGGAATCCAGAGGCCCCTTCCCGTCCTCAGGGAGAAGATGGGAGACTTCATCTACCGCGGAGTCTCCGCGCCTGGACTGGATCACGCGAAGAAATGGGATTTCACCCCCGTAGTCAAAGTGGGGGACACTGTCACCGCAGGACAGGTCCTCGGTACCGTCCAGGAGGGCCCCATGGTCCACAAGATCATGGTCCCCGTCAGCATCGAGAAAGGAAAGGTCGAGTCCATCCTCCCCGGTTCCTTCACAGTCGACGAGACCATCGCCCTGATCGACGGAAAAGAGGTCTCCATGATCCAGTACTGGCCCGTCCGTGTGCCCAGGCCCGTCGCCGAGAAGTACCAGCCCGACGTCCCCCTGATCACCGGACTCAGGGTCCTCGACACCATGTTCCCCCTCGCCAAGGGAGGAGCCGCGGCCATCCCCGGTGCGTTCGGTACCGGAAAGACCGTCACTCAGCAGTCCCTGGCCAAGTTCTCCGATGCGGACATCGTCGTCTACATCGGATGCGGAGAGCGTGGAAACGAGATGACCGAGGTTCTCACAGAGTTCCCCGAGCTGGACGACCCCAGGACCGGAGAGAAGCTCATGAAGAGGACCGTCCTGATCGCCAACACATCCAACATGCCTGTGGCCGCTCGTGAGGCTTCCGTCTACACCGGAATGACCATCGCCGAGTACTTCAGGGACATGGGATACAACGTGGCTCTCATGGCCGACTCCACCTCCAGGTGGGCCGAGGCCATGCGTGAGATCTCCTCCAGGCTCGAAGAGATGCCCGGAGAAGAGGGATACCCCGCGTACCTGGCCGGACGTCTGTCCGAGTTCTACGAGCGTGCCTGCCGTGCCAAAGCGCTGTGCGGCGACGACGGATCCATCTCCGTCATCGGAGCCGTCTCTCCTCCCGGAGGAGACCTGTCCGAGCCCGTCACGCAGAACACCCTCCGTATCGTCCGTGTCTTCTGGGCGCTGGACACCAAGCTGAGGGAGAGGAGGCACTTCCCCACCATCAACTGGCTGACCTCGTACACCATGTACGACAAACAGCTGCTCCAGTGGTACAAGGACAACGTCTCCGAGGACTTCCCCGCACTGAGGGCCTGGGCCATGGGAATCCTGCAGAAGGAGTCCGAGCTCCAGGAGGTCGTGCAGATGGTCGGATCCGACTCCCTGCCCGACGAGCAGAAGGTCACTCTCGAGGTCGCCAAGATGATCCGTGAGATCTTCCTGCAGCAGAACGCGTACGATGAGGTCGATATGTACTGCCCCATCCAGAGGCAGTACGTCATGATGAGCCTCATCAGGAAGTACTCCGACCTGGCCGACAAGGCCCTCGCAGCCGGAGTGCAGGTCGACAAGATCGCCACCCTCCCCGTCAAGACCAGGTTCAACCAGGCCAAGTACGAGAAGACGATCGACGAGGAACTGAAGGCCGTGTCCGAGGACATGGACAAGCAGTTCGCCGAGCTTGGAGTGTGA
- a CDS encoding DNA-directed DNA polymerase II small subunit: MKEEILSAAAKRKIFFSPDAMEMILSNNDPMAFTNTVFAHLSSNMMFVNKQDIMDCIAGDKTLFQAPKEVKPKNRFTSDLTVMKGTDITGESTCEGKINDFANYFRSRFFTLKRLVEKRNDFGRAMDISRAMTLDRDVKVTGIVYDCSTTKNGHTMLTIEDDTGTAKVFISKDSPLSSETFVNDEVIGVLGRPNVQRSMIIPEKIYRPDIPRNHTWEVSDTPSKIAFLSDVHVGSATFLENDWRRMIEWLKHNAEAECINYLVFPGDVVDGIGVFPDQDKELNIKDIDQQYETLAENLKEIPDHIKMVVHPGNHDAARLAEPQPALNLRFTKNFDSNIIMVGNPVYLSVEGRTVLTYHGKSLDDWIAAVQYLTYENPLDTMKQMCVRRHLAPIYGQRNALAPEKKDYMAMEYVPDIFVTGHVHGVGEEIYNGVRMINASTWQSQTEYQRQHNFNPDPGIMPVVDLGNGQIRMHNFHE; this comes from the coding sequence ATGAAGGAGGAGATCCTGTCTGCAGCTGCGAAGAGAAAGATTTTCTTCTCTCCGGACGCCATGGAGATGATCCTCTCGAACAACGACCCGATGGCGTTCACCAACACGGTGTTCGCCCACCTCTCGTCGAACATGATGTTCGTGAACAAGCAGGACATCATGGACTGCATAGCGGGGGACAAGACCCTGTTCCAGGCCCCCAAGGAGGTCAAGCCGAAGAACAGGTTCACTTCGGACCTCACAGTCATGAAGGGGACCGACATCACCGGCGAGTCCACCTGCGAGGGCAAGATCAACGACTTCGCCAACTACTTCCGGAGCCGCTTCTTCACGCTCAAGAGGCTCGTGGAGAAGCGCAACGACTTCGGCAGGGCGATGGACATCTCCAGGGCGATGACCCTCGACAGGGACGTCAAGGTCACAGGCATCGTCTACGACTGCTCGACCACCAAGAACGGGCACACGATGCTCACCATAGAGGATGACACCGGGACGGCAAAGGTGTTCATCTCCAAGGACTCCCCCCTGAGCTCCGAGACCTTCGTCAACGACGAGGTGATCGGAGTCCTCGGAAGGCCGAACGTCCAGAGGTCCATGATCATCCCCGAGAAGATATACCGTCCCGACATCCCCCGCAACCACACGTGGGAGGTCTCCGACACCCCGTCCAAAATCGCCTTCCTTTCCGATGTGCATGTCGGAAGCGCAACGTTCCTTGAAAACGATTGGCGCAGGATGATCGAGTGGCTGAAACACAATGCAGAAGCGGAATGCATAAACTACCTCGTGTTCCCGGGCGATGTCGTAGACGGGATCGGCGTGTTCCCCGATCAGGACAAGGAGCTCAACATCAAGGACATCGACCAGCAGTACGAGACACTGGCGGAGAACCTCAAAGAGATCCCCGATCACATCAAGATGGTCGTGCACCCCGGCAACCACGATGCCGCACGCCTTGCGGAACCGCAGCCCGCACTCAACCTGAGGTTCACCAAGAACTTCGACTCGAACATAATCATGGTCGGCAACCCAGTGTACCTCAGCGTGGAGGGGCGCACGGTGCTCACCTACCACGGGAAGAGCCTCGACGACTGGATCGCGGCCGTCCAGTACCTGACGTACGAGAACCCCCTCGACACCATGAAGCAGATGTGCGTGAGGAGACACCTTGCACCGATCTACGGTCAGAGGAACGCCCTGGCCCCTGAGAAGAAGGACTACATGGCCATGGAGTACGTGCCGGACATCTTCGTCACCGGACACGTCCACGGAGTCGGCGAGGAGATCTACAACGGAGTCAGGATGATCAACGCCTCCACCTGGCAGTCGCAGACGGAGTACCAGAGACAGCACAACTTCAACCCGGACCCGGGAATCATGCCCGTGGTCGACCTTGGCAACGGCCAGATCAGGATGCACAACTTCCACGAGTGA